Proteins from a single region of Cytophagaceae bacterium:
- the rsmH gene encoding 16S rRNA (cytosine(1402)-N(4))-methyltransferase RsmH, whose translation MLTECLEGLAIKPGGIYVDVTFGGGGHSRAILEKLTSGHLYSFDQDEDAERESEKIKSGNFTFIRANFRNIQKYLKLYGVTQVDGILADLGISSHQIDTPERGFSTRFDAALDMRMNTTAEVTAAEVLNEYTAEDLHKMFGMYGELKNAKTVAHTIVNKRHSSPINTIKDLKNVLNTLAPRGKENKYFAQVFQALRIEVNQEMQVLEEFLQQVPEVLAPGGRLVVMAYHSLEDRPVKNFIRSGKFYGEVEKDMFGHEIKPLSSITRKPVEASLEEIARNPRARSAKLRIAEKSA comes from the coding sequence ATGCTTACCGAATGTCTCGAAGGATTAGCTATTAAGCCCGGCGGGATTTATGTTGATGTCACTTTCGGAGGTGGAGGGCATTCCAGGGCAATTCTGGAAAAACTCACTTCCGGTCATCTTTACAGCTTTGATCAGGACGAAGATGCAGAACGGGAGTCGGAAAAAATAAAATCCGGGAACTTTACTTTTATCAGAGCCAATTTCAGGAATATTCAAAAATACCTTAAACTCTACGGAGTGACTCAGGTTGATGGCATTCTGGCCGATTTGGGAATATCTTCGCATCAGATTGACACACCAGAAAGGGGTTTTTCTACCCGTTTTGATGCCGCACTCGATATGCGGATGAACACAACCGCTGAAGTAACCGCCGCCGAAGTGCTCAATGAATATACCGCCGAAGATCTCCACAAAATGTTTGGCATGTATGGAGAGCTCAAAAATGCAAAAACAGTAGCCCATACAATTGTAAATAAAAGACATAGCTCACCCATAAATACAATTAAGGATTTAAAAAATGTTCTGAATACTTTGGCTCCCCGGGGAAAGGAGAACAAATATTTCGCACAGGTTTTTCAGGCCTTGAGGATAGAAGTAAATCAGGAAATGCAGGTGTTGGAAGAGTTTCTTCAGCAAGTACCGGAAGTACTGGCTCCCGGTGGCCGACTGGTGGTCATGGCTTACCACTCTTTGGAAGACCGCCCGGTAAAAAACTTTATCCGTAGCGGAAAGTTTTATGGTGAGGTCGAAAAAGATATGTTTGGACACGAAATAAAGCCATTATCGTCAATCACACGCAAGCCTGTTGAGGCCAGTTTGGAGGAAATCGCCCGAAATCCAAGAGCAAGAAGTGCCAAGTTGCGAATTGCCGAAAAATCAGCGTAA
- a CDS encoding UDP-N-acetylmuramoyl-L-alanyl-D-glutamate--2,6-diaminopimelate ligase codes for MLLSEILYNISLESVSGRTDLEINKIEFDSRKIEPGTLFVAIKGTQVDGHDFIEKAIEAGASAVLCEKLPEKINSEISYIQVPNAAKAMGFAAANFYGNPSKKLNLVGVTGTNGKTSIATLLFNLFRKLGYKCGLLSTVQNQIEDRIIPSTHTTPDSVKINELMAQMHAEGCIYVFMEVSSHAVELHRVSGLVFSGGIFTNITQDHLDFHLTFDNYIKAKKGFFDMLPKTAFALTNADDRNGKVMLQNTAASKSSYSLKNIGNFKGKILDCGLFGLQMDINGLEVWFKLIGKFNAYNLLAVYGTAMLLGENSDNVLTILSELTPPPGRFEQVVSRDQTVGIVDYAHTPDALENVLETINDLRDDNQQVITVVGCGGNRDKGKRPLMARIAAELSTKVILTSDNPRNENPGDILADMQAGVTITQRRKVEQINDRREAIKKAVAMAGPHDIILVAGKGHETYQDIAGVKHHFDDREELRNAFSAK; via the coding sequence ATGCTTCTCAGCGAGATACTTTATAACATTTCACTGGAGTCGGTCTCGGGACGTACTGACCTCGAAATCAACAAAATAGAGTTTGATTCCCGAAAAATCGAACCAGGAACACTCTTTGTGGCTATAAAAGGCACACAAGTTGATGGCCATGATTTTATCGAAAAAGCAATCGAAGCGGGAGCATCAGCTGTTTTATGTGAAAAACTTCCCGAAAAAATAAATTCAGAAATTAGTTATATTCAGGTGCCTAATGCTGCCAAAGCCATGGGTTTTGCAGCAGCCAATTTTTACGGTAACCCTTCTAAAAAACTTAATCTGGTGGGAGTAACCGGAACCAACGGTAAAACCTCTATAGCAACCTTACTTTTCAATTTATTCCGGAAACTGGGTTATAAATGCGGTTTGCTGTCAACAGTACAGAATCAGATCGAAGACCGGATCATCCCTTCTACACACACTACACCTGACTCAGTAAAAATCAATGAGTTAATGGCTCAGATGCATGCTGAAGGTTGTATTTATGTATTTATGGAGGTGAGCTCACATGCAGTAGAACTACATCGGGTGAGCGGTTTGGTATTTTCTGGTGGCATTTTTACCAATATCACTCAGGATCACCTCGATTTTCACCTGACATTTGACAATTACATTAAAGCCAAAAAAGGCTTTTTCGATATGTTGCCCAAAACAGCTTTTGCCCTCACCAATGCCGATGACCGCAATGGCAAAGTGATGTTGCAAAATACCGCCGCCAGTAAGTCCTCTTATTCTTTGAAAAATATCGGAAATTTTAAGGGCAAAATTTTGGATTGCGGTCTTTTTGGTCTTCAAATGGACATCAATGGGCTGGAAGTGTGGTTTAAGCTCATCGGCAAATTCAATGCCTACAATCTGCTCGCGGTATATGGTACAGCCATGCTTTTGGGCGAAAATTCTGACAATGTGCTCACCATACTTTCTGAGCTTACGCCGCCTCCGGGCAGGTTTGAACAAGTGGTTTCCCGAGACCAAACGGTAGGCATTGTGGACTATGCCCACACACCAGATGCTCTCGAAAATGTACTTGAAACCATCAATGATCTCCGTGACGACAATCAACAGGTCATCACCGTAGTGGGTTGTGGCGGTAACCGCGACAAGGGCAAAAGACCATTGATGGCCAGAATCGCCGCTGAGCTTTCGACCAAAGTGATTTTGACCTCTGATAACCCCAGAAATGAAAACCCCGGGGATATTTTGGCAGATATGCAGGCAGGTGTTACAATCACCCAAAGACGAAAAGTAGAACAAATCAACGACCGCAGGGAAGCCATCAAAAAAGCTGTTGCGATGGCGGGTCCTCACGATATAATTCTGGTAGCCGGAAAAGGACACGAAACCTACCAGGATATTGCAGGCGTAAAGCATCATTTTGACGACAGAGAAGAATTACGAAACGCATTTTCAGCAAAATAA